TTGTATGGGATATTATGTTAAAGTAGAATCAAATGTAAAGCTTTATGTAGAGGATCTTAATCCACAAGGTAAAAAGACAATAGTATTTTTACATGGATGGCCTGGAAGTCATAAATTATTTGAATATCAATTTAATGAACTTCCTAAACTGGGATATAGGTGTATTGGAATAGATCAGAGAGGATTTGGTGAATCAGATAAACCTTTTACAGGATATACTTATGATCGACTATCTGATGATGTTAGATGCGTAGTTGAAGCTCTTAATTTGAAAGATTTTACACTGGGAGGACATTCAACAGGAGGAGCAATTGCTATTAGGTATATGGCAAGACATAATGGATACGGTGTATCTAAACTTGCTCTTTTTGCAGCAGCAGCTCCTAGTCTTATTAAGCGTCCATATTTCCCCCATGGATTACAAAAGGAAGATATAGATAAAATTATTGAGGGAACATATAATGACCGTCCCCAAATGTTACAAGATTTTGGGAATATATTTTTCTTCAAATATATAACTAAAGCTTTTTCAGATTGGTTCTTCCAATTAGGACTACAAGCAGCAGGTTGGTCCACTGCGGCAGTAGCAAATACTTGGTTAAATGAAGAAGGATTGTTTTCAGACCTTAAGAAAATAAAGGTTCCAACCCTAATTCTTCATGGTATCCATGACAAAGTTTGTCTATTCCCATTAGCAGAAGCTCAAAAGAAGGGAATTAAGAATTCAAAACTTATACCATTTGAATACAGTGGTCATGGGTTATTTTATGATGAAAAAGAAAAGTTTAATAGAGAATTGACAAAGTTTATTGAAAAGTAAAGTTTTATTGTAATTAATTATTACTTTTAAAAATTGTTAATTATACAAAGATTGTTATTTAAGTGATCAAATTGAATAATTAATAAATTTCAAATACACATATAACATAATATATTTAAATAAATGTATTATTACAATATATTGATATAATTATATTTTTAAAAGGAATCGTAAAATTTTCTCAGCTATAAAAAATAAGTGTATCTCAAAATAAAAATAGCTTTAATTTTAATATAGTAAATAAAAATAATATATGCAGTAAACATATGAATGAGCCTTAGTA
Above is a window of Clostridium sporogenes DNA encoding:
- a CDS encoding alpha/beta hydrolase is translated as MGYYVKVESNVKLYVEDLNPQGKKTIVFLHGWPGSHKLFEYQFNELPKLGYRCIGIDQRGFGESDKPFTGYTYDRLSDDVRCVVEALNLKDFTLGGHSTGGAIAIRYMARHNGYGVSKLALFAAAAPSLIKRPYFPHGLQKEDIDKIIEGTYNDRPQMLQDFGNIFFFKYITKAFSDWFFQLGLQAAGWSTAAVANTWLNEEGLFSDLKKIKVPTLILHGIHDKVCLFPLAEAQKKGIKNSKLIPFEYSGHGLFYDEKEKFNRELTKFIEK